The sequence CTTAAGAGAATGTTCCAGGATGAAAGCGATATAGAGGTTATAGGAGAGGCCAGTAAGGTCAAAGATGCTATAGAAGGAATAAGTTCTCTTAATCCAGACGTAGTAACTCTTGACGTCATCTTACCAGATGGTTCTGGGCTTGACGTTCTAAAAAAATTTTCTAATAGCGGGATCCCATTCATTATGCTTAGCTCTTCTACTACAGAAGGTGCTCAGGTTACCGTAGATGCGCTTAACTATGGGGCCTTCGATTACGTGCCGAAGATTAATCCTCCATTGGGCCTAATAAACGTTAGGGAGGAATTGTTAAAAAAAATTAAGGCAGCGTATCTTGCAAAGGGGAAAATAAGGGTAAAACCATGTTTAGAGTGTTTACCATTTAAAAAGCCAGTTGTTAAGGTAGAAAAAAGAATTGCAAACAAAGCTGTTGCAATAATTGCTTCTACTGGTGCTCCACCACAGATTAGAAAAATTGTATCAGAATTAGATTCTAATTTTGATGCATCTTTAATAATTGTTCAACATATGCCTATTGGTTTTACAAAGGTTTTTGCGGAAAGCTTAAATACAGTTTGTCCCTTTCCTATAAGTGAAGCTGAAGAAGGGCAATCTCTTTTTGTAAACGCTGGAATTGTAGCAAAAGGTGGTTTCCACTTAAGAATAAAGAGCGATAAATCAATATATTTAGACGGTAAAACAGAGGCATATTTTGGTCTAAGACCTGCAGGGGATATGACACTCGAAACTCTTGCACCAGTGTTTAGAGAAAAACTCCTGGTTATTATAATGACGGGAATGGGTTCTGATGGCACAAATGGAGCAAAAATTGTAAAAAGTTTTGGTGGAAAGGTCTATGTTGAAGACGAGGCTTCTTGTGTAGTTTTTGGAATGCCTGGTTCGGTTATTCGAGCTAACTTGCATGATAAAGTTGTAAGTTTATCTGAGATACCTAATGCTATAATGGAATTTGTTGGAAATTAAAGGGATTTGCTAGGAGCTGGTAATGGACGAACAAAAAGATTATAAGGAATTTACTGAAGAAATATTTAAATTAACTAATATTCCTTTGCATTTGTATAGAGAAAATCAAGTGAGAAGAAGAGTAACTCTCTGGATGAGTTTTCTAGGTTTAAAGAGTTTTAAAGAATATTTAAACTACCTTAAATCATATCCTGGAGCACTTGAAGAATTTAAGAAAAAGTTTACCATAAATGTTTCTGAATTCTTCAGAAATCCTGAACTTTTTGATGAGTTAAAAAAATATATACCAGAACTAGCAAAAAAAACTGATATTTTAAGAGTATACAGTGCTGGTTGTTCTGTCGGTGCAGAGGCTTATACTGTTGGAATAATACTTAATGAATATTTTAATGATATAAAGTATCATATTTGGGGCTTAGATATTGATGAAGAGGCTCTTGAAAAGGCAAAAGCAGGAATCTATACTAAAGATTTTTTTAAAAGCGCTAAATTAGAACTAATTGAGAAATATTTTACTAAATTGTCAGGAGACAGATATCAGATTAAAGATGAAATAAAAGCTCATACTACCTTTTTAAAGGGAGACCTTATTCTAGGTGAACCGCCAAGATTGGATTTTGATATTGTACTTTGTAGAAATGTGGTAATATATTTTGATGAAGAGGCGAAAGATAAAGTTTACGCTAATCTTAGCAAATGCCTTAAAATAGGGGGAATTCTTTTTGTAGGAGCTACTGAACGGGTTTTTGATGCAAGAAGATTTTCCCTGGAATATGTCTCGTCATTTATATATAGAAAGGTTTGAGGAGGTTCCATGGGATACGAAAAGCTTGAGGCTGATCAC comes from Thermodesulfobium acidiphilum and encodes:
- the cheB gene encoding chemotaxis-specific protein-glutamate methyltransferase CheB, translating into MKIKLFIVEDSLVIRSILKRMFQDESDIEVIGEASKVKDAIEGISSLNPDVVTLDVILPDGSGLDVLKKFSNSGIPFIMLSSSTTEGAQVTVDALNYGAFDYVPKINPPLGLINVREELLKKIKAAYLAKGKIRVKPCLECLPFKKPVVKVEKRIANKAVAIIASTGAPPQIRKIVSELDSNFDASLIIVQHMPIGFTKVFAESLNTVCPFPISEAEEGQSLFVNAGIVAKGGFHLRIKSDKSIYLDGKTEAYFGLRPAGDMTLETLAPVFREKLLVIIMTGMGSDGTNGAKIVKSFGGKVYVEDEASCVVFGMPGSVIRANLHDKVVSLSEIPNAIMEFVGN
- a CDS encoding CheR family methyltransferase; this translates as MDEQKDYKEFTEEIFKLTNIPLHLYRENQVRRRVTLWMSFLGLKSFKEYLNYLKSYPGALEEFKKKFTINVSEFFRNPELFDELKKYIPELAKKTDILRVYSAGCSVGAEAYTVGIILNEYFNDIKYHIWGLDIDEEALEKAKAGIYTKDFFKSAKLELIEKYFTKLSGDRYQIKDEIKAHTTFLKGDLILGEPPRLDFDIVLCRNVVIYFDEEAKDKVYANLSKCLKIGGILFVGATERVFDARRFSLEYVSSFIYRKV